A DNA window from Camelina sativa cultivar DH55 chromosome 17, Cs, whole genome shotgun sequence contains the following coding sequences:
- the LOC104756711 gene encoding probable polygalacturonase At1g80170 isoform X2 has product MVYADLDILEELENIDVLLDDDDDDTKLFDLPSFTSRSSGKTLVNVDTFGAVGDGVSDDTQAFISAWSKACDTPKSVFLVPEGRRYLVNATKFTGPCKQKLIIQIDGTIVAPDEPSNWDSKFQRIWLEFSKLKGVTFQGKGVIDGSGSKWWAASCKKNKSNPCKSAPTALTIESSSGVKVSGLTIQNSQQMNFIIARSTSVRVSKVMVSSPGDSPNTDGIHITGSTNVILQDCKIGTGDDCVSIVNASSNIKMKNIYCGPGHGISIGSLGKDNTTGIVTQVVLETALLRGTTNGLRIKTYQGGSGYVQGIRFANVDMQDVANPILIDQFYCDSPTTCQNQTSAVKISQIMYRNITGTTKSAKAIKFACSDTVPCSHIVLNDVNLEGKDGQVEAYCNSAEGFGYGVIHPSADCLYSHDDKGLDQSYKSETGHDEL; this is encoded by the exons ATGGTGTACGCCGATCTCGACATCCTTGAGGAGCTTGAAAACATTGATGTACtgctagatgatgatgatgatgatacaaagCTCTTTGATTTGCCGTCATTCACAAGCCGAAGTTCTGGTAAGACTCTGGTGAATGTGGATACATTTGGTGCAGTTGGAGATGGAGTTTCTGATGATACTCAG GCATTCATAAGCGCATGGAGCAAGGCATGTGATACACCAAAATCCGTGTTTCTGGTTCCAGAAGGACGGCGGTATTTAGTAAATGCAACAAAGTTCACTGGTCCATGTAAACAAAAGTTGATCATTCAG ATTGACGGAACAATAGTGGCACCAGATGAGCCAAGCAATTGGGACTCAAAGTTCCAAAGAATTTGGCTCgaattttcaaaactcaaagGGGTCACTTTCCAAGGGAAAGGAGTTATAGATGGTTCTGGGAGCAAATGGTGGGCTGCTTCTTGCAAGAAAAACAAGTCTAAC CCTTGCAAAAGTGCACCAACG GCACTAACTATAGAATCCAGTTCAGGTGTGAAAGTAAGTGGCTTGACGATCCAGAACAGTCAGCAGATGAATTTCATCATTGCAAGGTCAACTTCAGTTCGAGTCTCCAAAGTTATGGTCTCTTCTCCAGGAGATAGTCCCAACACTGATGGAATCCATATCACTGGATCTACCAATGTTATCCTTCAAGACTGTAAAATCGGCACAGGGGATGATTGTGTCTCCATTGTGAATGCGAGTTCGAACATAAAGATGAAGAACATCTATTGTGGACCTGGACATGGAATCAG CATTGGAAGTCTTGGGAAGGATAACACAACAGGCATTGTAACACAAGTAGTGTTGGAAACTGCCTTGTTAAGAGGGACAACTAATGGACTCAGAATCAAAACATATCAG GGAGGTTCTGGTTACGTTCAGGGTATTCGATTTGCAAACGTAGACATGCAAGATGTTGCAAACCCGATACTCATTGATCAGTTCTACTGCGATTCTCCAACAACATGTCAAAATCAG ACCTCAGCGGTTAAAATCAGCCAGATAATGTACCGGAACATAACCGGGACAACCAAAAGTGCGAAAGCCATCAAATTTGCTTGCAGCGACACAGTCCCTTGTAGCCACATTGTCCTCAACGATGTGAATCTTGAAGGCAAAGACGGTCAAGTTGAAGCGTACTGTAACTCAGCTGAAGGTTTTGGGTACGGAGTAATTCATCCGTCCGCGGATTGTCTCTACTCGCACGACGACAAGGGCTTGGACCAAAGTTACAAGTCAGAGACTGGCCACGACGAGCTCTGA
- the LOC104756711 gene encoding probable polygalacturonase At1g80170 isoform X1, whose amino-acid sequence MMDKLFILSLLGLLLVTAYGVAGKMVYADLDILEELENIDVLLDDDDDDTKLFDLPSFTSRSSGKTLVNVDTFGAVGDGVSDDTQAFISAWSKACDTPKSVFLVPEGRRYLVNATKFTGPCKQKLIIQIDGTIVAPDEPSNWDSKFQRIWLEFSKLKGVTFQGKGVIDGSGSKWWAASCKKNKSNPCKSAPTALTIESSSGVKVSGLTIQNSQQMNFIIARSTSVRVSKVMVSSPGDSPNTDGIHITGSTNVILQDCKIGTGDDCVSIVNASSNIKMKNIYCGPGHGISIGSLGKDNTTGIVTQVVLETALLRGTTNGLRIKTYQGGSGYVQGIRFANVDMQDVANPILIDQFYCDSPTTCQNQTSAVKISQIMYRNITGTTKSAKAIKFACSDTVPCSHIVLNDVNLEGKDGQVEAYCNSAEGFGYGVIHPSADCLYSHDDKGLDQSYKSETGHDEL is encoded by the exons ATGATGGATAAGCTCTTCATTCTTTCCCTTCTAGGTCTATTACTGGTTACTGCTTATGGAGTTGCAGGGAAAATGGTGTACGCCGATCTCGACATCCTTGAGGAGCTTGAAAACATTGATGTACtgctagatgatgatgatgatgatacaaagCTCTTTGATTTGCCGTCATTCACAAGCCGAAGTTCTGGTAAGACTCTGGTGAATGTGGATACATTTGGTGCAGTTGGAGATGGAGTTTCTGATGATACTCAG GCATTCATAAGCGCATGGAGCAAGGCATGTGATACACCAAAATCCGTGTTTCTGGTTCCAGAAGGACGGCGGTATTTAGTAAATGCAACAAAGTTCACTGGTCCATGTAAACAAAAGTTGATCATTCAG ATTGACGGAACAATAGTGGCACCAGATGAGCCAAGCAATTGGGACTCAAAGTTCCAAAGAATTTGGCTCgaattttcaaaactcaaagGGGTCACTTTCCAAGGGAAAGGAGTTATAGATGGTTCTGGGAGCAAATGGTGGGCTGCTTCTTGCAAGAAAAACAAGTCTAAC CCTTGCAAAAGTGCACCAACG GCACTAACTATAGAATCCAGTTCAGGTGTGAAAGTAAGTGGCTTGACGATCCAGAACAGTCAGCAGATGAATTTCATCATTGCAAGGTCAACTTCAGTTCGAGTCTCCAAAGTTATGGTCTCTTCTCCAGGAGATAGTCCCAACACTGATGGAATCCATATCACTGGATCTACCAATGTTATCCTTCAAGACTGTAAAATCGGCACAGGGGATGATTGTGTCTCCATTGTGAATGCGAGTTCGAACATAAAGATGAAGAACATCTATTGTGGACCTGGACATGGAATCAG CATTGGAAGTCTTGGGAAGGATAACACAACAGGCATTGTAACACAAGTAGTGTTGGAAACTGCCTTGTTAAGAGGGACAACTAATGGACTCAGAATCAAAACATATCAG GGAGGTTCTGGTTACGTTCAGGGTATTCGATTTGCAAACGTAGACATGCAAGATGTTGCAAACCCGATACTCATTGATCAGTTCTACTGCGATTCTCCAACAACATGTCAAAATCAG ACCTCAGCGGTTAAAATCAGCCAGATAATGTACCGGAACATAACCGGGACAACCAAAAGTGCGAAAGCCATCAAATTTGCTTGCAGCGACACAGTCCCTTGTAGCCACATTGTCCTCAACGATGTGAATCTTGAAGGCAAAGACGGTCAAGTTGAAGCGTACTGTAACTCAGCTGAAGGTTTTGGGTACGGAGTAATTCATCCGTCCGCGGATTGTCTCTACTCGCACGACGACAAGGGCTTGGACCAAAGTTACAAGTCAGAGACTGGCCACGACGAGCTCTGA
- the LOC104756712 gene encoding probable mannan synthase 3 isoform X1, with translation MSPFMKFFLFLYDSLSPSSLFLVQQRHNLAASSDTDGVVTSGIIGEIIYIWKQTRIFVLIPILKCLVTICLVMSFLVFIERVYMSIVVVFVKLLRRTPQKVHKWEAINDDDLELANTNFPMVLIQIPMYNEKEVCQLSIGAACRLSWPLDRMIVQVLDDSTDPASKELVNAECDKWARKGINIMSEIRDNRIGYKAGALKAGMMHNYVKQCEFVAIFDADFQPDPDFLERTIPFLIHNHDISLVQCRWKFVNANECLMTRMQEMSLNYHFIAEQESGSSIHAFFGFNGTAGVWRIAALNEAGGWKDRTTVEDMDLAVRACLHGWKFVYVHDVEVKNELPSTFKAYRFQQHRWSCGPANLCRKMTMEILQNKKVSAWKKLYLIYNFFFIRKIVVHIFTFVFYCLILPTSVLFPELQVPKWATVYFPTTITLLNAIATPRSFHLLVFWILFENVMSMHRTKATFIGLLEAGRVNEWVVTEKLGDTLKSKLITKATTKLYTRFGQRINWRELVVGLYIFLCGCYDVAYGRSYFYVYLFLQSCAFFVAGVGFIGTFVPTV, from the exons ATGTCACCATTTATGaagttctttctctttctctatgaTTCTCTTTCACCTTCCTCTTTGTTTCTG GTTCAACAAAGACACAACTTAGCAGCATCATCAGATACAGATGGGGTTGTTACAAGTGGCATAATTGgagaaattatatacatttggAAGCAGACAAGAATCTTTGTGTTAATACCAATCTTGAAATGCTTAGTGACGATATGCTTGGTGATGTCCTTTTTGGTGTTCATAGAAAGAGTTTATATGAGCATAGTTGTAGTCTTTGTGAAATTACTTAGAAGAACTCCTCAGAAAGTACACAAATGGGAAGCTATAAACGATGATGATCTTGAGCTCGCCAACACAAACTTCCCAATGGTTCTTATTCAGATCCCAATGTACAATGAAAAAGAG GTTTGTCAGTTATCAATAGGAGCAGCCTGCAGGCTATCTTGGCCGTTGGATCGAATGATAGTTCAAGTTCTTGATGATTCCACAGATCCTGCTAGTAAG GAGTTAGTGAATGCGGAATGTGATAAATGGGCGAGAAAAGGCATAAACATAATGTCAGAGATTAGAGACAACAGAATCGGATACAAAGCAGGAGCACTAAAGGCAGGAATGATGCACAACTATGTGAAACAATGCGAGTTTGTCGCCATTTTCGATGCTGATTTCCAACCTGATCCTGACTTTTTAGAACGAACCATTCCTTTTCTTATTCACAACCATGACATCTCCCTTGTCCAATGCCGTTGGAAGTTTG TGAATGCGAACGAGTGCTTGATGACAAGAATGCAAGAGATGTCACTAAACTACCATTTTATAGCTGAGCAAGAATCTGGTTCTTCAATCCATGCTTTCTTTGGATTCAATGGAACCGCTGGTGTTTGGAGGATCGCAGCTTTAAACGAAGCTGGAGGATGGAAAGATCGAACAACAGTTGAAGACATGGATTTAGCTGTAAGAGCTTGTCTTCATGGTTGGAAATTTGTATATGTCCATGACGTCGAG GTGAAAAATGAATTGCCAAGTACATTCAAAGCATACAGGTTTCAGCAACATAGATGGTCTTGTGGACCAGCTAATCTGTGTAGGAAGATGACAATGGAAATCTTGCAGAACAAGAAAGTGTCGGCGTGGAAGAAGTTGTATCTCATTTACAATTTCTTCTTCATAAGGAAGATTGTAGTACACATCTTCACGTTTGTCTTCTACTGTCTGATTCTACCAACAAGTGTGCTCTTCCCTGAGCTCCAAGTTCCTAAATGGGCAACTGTTTATTTTCCTACTACCATCACTCTCCTTAACGCAATCGCTACACCTCG ATCATTCCATCTTCTTGTGTTCTGGATCTTATTCGAGAATGTAATGTCAATGCATCGCACAAAGGCGACATTCATCGGGTTACTAGAGGCAGGACGGGTTAACGAATGGGTTGTTACTGAAAAATTAGGTGACACTCTCAAGTCTAAGTTAATAACTAAAGCTACAACTAAGCTTTACACAAGATTTGGACAAAG aatCAACTGGAGAGAACTCGTTGTAGGGCTATACATATTCTTATGTGGATGCTATGATGTCGCTTATGGAAGATCATACTTCTATGTGTATCTGTTTCTACAGTCTTGTGCATTTTTTGTCGCTGGAGTTGGTTTTATTGGCACATTTGTTCCAACTGTTTAG
- the LOC109129882 gene encoding pentatricopeptide repeat-containing protein At3g26782, mitochondrial-like: MTSLMHCGITRDIFEMFGLMIDEGTGIDEVTLSTVLKALSLSVPANLHSCELIHCWSVKSGYASDVAVSCSLIDAYSKSGQNEVSRKVFTELESPNIFCWTSIINGYARNGMGRECLEMLREMDQKNLIPDEVTILSVLSGCSHSGLVEEGELIFDSLESKYGISPGRKLYACMVDLLGRAGLVEKAERLLRQARGDADCSAWSSLLQSCRIHRNESIGRRAAEVLMDLEPEDFAVYVQVSKFYFEMGDFEISRQIREIAASRELMREIGYSSVILRY, translated from the coding sequence ATGACTTCTCTGATGCATTGTGGCATCACTAGAGATATTTTCGAGATGTTTGgtttgatgattgatgaaggAACGGGAATCGACGAAGTCACTCTTTCTACTGTTCTTAAGGCTTTATCTCTCTCTGTGCCAGCAAATTTACATAGCTGCGAGCTTATACATTGCTGGTCTGTCAAATCCGGTTATGCATCTGATGTTGCAGTCTCGTGCTCTCTAATTGATGCGTATTCAAAGAGCGGTCAGAATGAAGTATCTCGGAAGGTGTTTACTGAGCTTGAGTCACCTAACATCTTCTGCTGGACTTCGATCATCAATGGCTATGCTAGAAATGGTATGGGAAGAGAGTGTCTTGAGATGCTGAGAGAAATGGATCAAAAGAATCTCATACCAGACGAAGTTACAATCTTGTCTGTACTATCAGGTTGCAGTCATTCTGGTCTTGTTGAAGAAGGGGAGCTGATTTTCGACTCATTGGAATCAAAGTATGGAATTTCTCCAGGAAGAAAACTCTATGCGTGCATGGTGGATTTGCTAGGGCGTGCTGGTTTAGTGGAAAAAGCCGAAAGGCTGCTTCGTCAGGCACGTGGAGATGCAGACTGCAGCGCGTGGAGCTCATTACTGCAGAGCTGCAGGATTCATAGAAACGAATCAATTGGAAGAAGAGCAGCGGAGGTCTTGATGGATCTTGAACCCGAGGATTTTGCTGTTTACGTccaagtttcaaaattttactTTGAGATGGGTGACTTTGAAATCTCCAGACAAATAAGAGAGATCGCTGCTTCACGAGAGCTCATGCGGGAGATCGGTTACAGTTCAGTCATTCTGAGATACTGA
- the LOC104756712 gene encoding probable mannan synthase 3 isoform X2 codes for MIPQILLELVNAECDKWARKGINIMSEIRDNRIGYKAGALKAGMMHNYVKQCEFVAIFDADFQPDPDFLERTIPFLIHNHDISLVQCRWKFVNANECLMTRMQEMSLNYHFIAEQESGSSIHAFFGFNGTAGVWRIAALNEAGGWKDRTTVEDMDLAVRACLHGWKFVYVHDVEVKNELPSTFKAYRFQQHRWSCGPANLCRKMTMEILQNKKVSAWKKLYLIYNFFFIRKIVVHIFTFVFYCLILPTSVLFPELQVPKWATVYFPTTITLLNAIATPRSFHLLVFWILFENVMSMHRTKATFIGLLEAGRVNEWVVTEKLGDTLKSKLITKATTKLYTRFGQRINWRELVVGLYIFLCGCYDVAYGRSYFYVYLFLQSCAFFVAGVGFIGTFVPTV; via the exons ATGATTCCACAGATCCTGCTA GAGTTAGTGAATGCGGAATGTGATAAATGGGCGAGAAAAGGCATAAACATAATGTCAGAGATTAGAGACAACAGAATCGGATACAAAGCAGGAGCACTAAAGGCAGGAATGATGCACAACTATGTGAAACAATGCGAGTTTGTCGCCATTTTCGATGCTGATTTCCAACCTGATCCTGACTTTTTAGAACGAACCATTCCTTTTCTTATTCACAACCATGACATCTCCCTTGTCCAATGCCGTTGGAAGTTTG TGAATGCGAACGAGTGCTTGATGACAAGAATGCAAGAGATGTCACTAAACTACCATTTTATAGCTGAGCAAGAATCTGGTTCTTCAATCCATGCTTTCTTTGGATTCAATGGAACCGCTGGTGTTTGGAGGATCGCAGCTTTAAACGAAGCTGGAGGATGGAAAGATCGAACAACAGTTGAAGACATGGATTTAGCTGTAAGAGCTTGTCTTCATGGTTGGAAATTTGTATATGTCCATGACGTCGAG GTGAAAAATGAATTGCCAAGTACATTCAAAGCATACAGGTTTCAGCAACATAGATGGTCTTGTGGACCAGCTAATCTGTGTAGGAAGATGACAATGGAAATCTTGCAGAACAAGAAAGTGTCGGCGTGGAAGAAGTTGTATCTCATTTACAATTTCTTCTTCATAAGGAAGATTGTAGTACACATCTTCACGTTTGTCTTCTACTGTCTGATTCTACCAACAAGTGTGCTCTTCCCTGAGCTCCAAGTTCCTAAATGGGCAACTGTTTATTTTCCTACTACCATCACTCTCCTTAACGCAATCGCTACACCTCG ATCATTCCATCTTCTTGTGTTCTGGATCTTATTCGAGAATGTAATGTCAATGCATCGCACAAAGGCGACATTCATCGGGTTACTAGAGGCAGGACGGGTTAACGAATGGGTTGTTACTGAAAAATTAGGTGACACTCTCAAGTCTAAGTTAATAACTAAAGCTACAACTAAGCTTTACACAAGATTTGGACAAAG aatCAACTGGAGAGAACTCGTTGTAGGGCTATACATATTCTTATGTGGATGCTATGATGTCGCTTATGGAAGATCATACTTCTATGTGTATCTGTTTCTACAGTCTTGTGCATTTTTTGTCGCTGGAGTTGGTTTTATTGGCACATTTGTTCCAACTGTTTAG